A single genomic interval of Musa acuminata AAA Group cultivar baxijiao chromosome BXJ3-4, Cavendish_Baxijiao_AAA, whole genome shotgun sequence harbors:
- the LOC103980771 gene encoding uncharacterized protein LOC103980771, producing MVPVCVQCGTRTNPCRCKVVGPTLGFLAFAAAAAVEWPVGAVVYLFRHMKGRRIMAHPAAVVYPSVANAIPI from the coding sequence ATGGTTCCGGTGTGCGTGCAGTGCGGGACGAGGACCAACCCGTGCCGGTGCAAGGTGGTGGGGCCGACACTGGGGTTCCTGGCGTTCGCGGCGGCGGCCGCGGTGGAGTGGCCGGTGGGGGCGGTGGTCTACCTCTTCCGCCACATGAAGGGCCGGCGGATCATGGCCCACCCTGCCGCCGTCGTCTACCCCTCCGTCGCCAACGCCATCCCCATTTGA
- the LOC135634763 gene encoding uncharacterized protein LOC135634763, giving the protein MVTEQQQYDGQSASYYAVLGIGRGASLAEVRSAYRKLAMKWHPDRRRGQPWGAEEANRRFQQIQEAYQVLSDVKRRKLYDAGLYNPLQEDEEEVEGFDDFVKEMVSLMASVRKEGKQYSLEELQQMLLEMAQDLGSPSQPRWSADAGWCPRNSNWFADDMERESRRKTHLHFTSMELFGSATYH; this is encoded by the exons ATGGTGACAGAGCAGCAGCAATACGATGGCCAGTCGGCATCGTACTACGCCGTGCTGGGCATCGGCCGGGGCGCTTCCCTCGCCGAGGTCCGCAGCGCCTACCGGAAACTGGCCATG AAATGGCATCCGGATCGGAGAAGGGGGCAACCATGGGGGGCGGAAGAGGCCAACCGCAGGTTCCAACAGATCCAAGAGGCATATCAAG TGTTGTCGGATGTGAAGCGGCGAAAATTGTACGACGCTGGACTCTACAATCCACTCCAGGAGGACGAGGAAGAAGTCGAG GGCTTCGATGATTTCGTTAAGGAAATGGTGTCGCTTATGGCCAGCGTGAGGAAAGAG GGAAAGCAATACAGTCTGGAGGAGCTACAGCAGATGCTGCTAGAGATGGCCCAGGATTTGGGCTCACCATCTCAGCCTCGTTGGTCTGCTGACGCAGGGTGGTGTCcgaggaattcaaactggtttgcagACGACATGGAAAGGGAGTCCAGAAGAAAAACTCACTTGCACTTCACTAGCATGGAGCTCTTTGGAAGCGCGACTTATCATTGA
- the LOC103981579 gene encoding zinc finger CCCH domain-containing protein 9-like — MPHELDFPSNGDCFGSSIASEPFVTPDRQSATPYLNKDGDLPYWYSIFSPMEGTPSLVTTPLAASGSILIPPRSSSFVEPEVAAADYGNRLYLARLTLQYQEVAERYDLCLSDLRDCTEEIESLRRENASIRIANVELARRLGLIAGKHAGRVPSSASAALEDEFRFLNVAELPPPSPEESPTSVLSVQESGGGHPFAGPPVVEKQVSLPKSISIRSSGYLKLNQDGKSSSAAKRNGRFGVSNPAMVSKQRVYVGGDSNRKKGARRGREDGEEEREGGDGGGALELEVYHQGMFKTELCNKWEESGECPYGDHCQFAHGITELRPVLRHPRYKTEPCRMILSGGACPYGHRCHFRHSLSLADHQRLLIRP, encoded by the exons ATGCCGCACGAACTCGATTTTCCCAGCAATGGCGACTGCTTCGGTTCATCGATCGCGTCAGAACCGTTCGTTACTCCAGATCGACAGTCTGCAACCCCATACCTGAACAAAGATGGAGATCTTCCCTACTGGTATTCCATCTTCTCACCCATGGAGGGCACCCCGTCGCTCGTGACGACCCCTCTCGCTGCTTCTGGTTCCATCTTAATCCCTCCCCGGTCGTCGTCCTTCGTCGAGCCGGAAGTTGCTGCCGCCGACTACGGGAACCGCCTCTACCTCGCCCGCCTCACGCTTCAGTATCAAGAGGTCGCCGAGCGCTACGACCTCTGCCTCTCCGACCTCCGAGACTGCACCGAGGAAATCGAGTCCCTCCGGCGCGAGAACGCGAGCATCCGCATCGCCAACGTCGAGCTTGCCAGGCGGCTCGGCCTGATCGCCGGGAAGCACGCCGGCCGTGTTCCGTCATCTGCGTCTGCGGCGCTCGAAGATGAGTTCCGCTTCCTCAACGTCGCCGAACTTCCACCGCCGTCGCCCGAGGAGAGTCCCACGAGCGTGCTCTCCGTCCAGGAGAGCGGCGGGGGCCACCCGTTCGCGGGACCTCCGGTGGTGGAGAAGCAGGTTTCGTTGCCCAAGAGCATCTCGATCCGCTCCAGCGGGTACCTGAAGCTGAACCAGGACGGTAAATCCAGTTCGGCTGCGAAACGGAACGGCCGGTTTGGCGTCTCCAACCCCGCCATGGTAAGCAAG CAGCGGGTGTACGTGGGCGGGGACAGCAACAGGAAGAAAGGGGCAAGAAGAGGAAGGGAAGACGGCGAAGAAGAGCGGGAGGGCGGCGATGGAGGAGGAGCTTTGGAGCTGGAGGTGTACCATCAGGGGATGTTCAAAACGGAGCTGTGCAACAAGTGGGAGGAGAGCGGGGAGTGCCCCTACGGCGACCATTGCCAGTTCGCCCACGGCATCACTGAGCTCCGCCCCGTCCTCCGCCACCCCCGCTACAAGACCGAACCCTGCCGCATGATTCTCTCCGGCGGCGCCTGTCCTTACGGCCACCGCTGCCACTTCCGCCACTCCCTCTCCCTCGCAGATCACCAACGTCTCCTCATCCGCCCTTAG